One Triticum dicoccoides isolate Atlit2015 ecotype Zavitan chromosome 5B, WEW_v2.0, whole genome shotgun sequence genomic window carries:
- the LOC119305318 gene encoding early nodulin-20-like has protein sequence MVAPAARATPPLFVASMPSPHVLAPGAASPDRFFVLLVLDLGAPTPSPTTTTSPAPPAGSCRLPNHLSSPPASPSASPAPSRYYETDAAAASIDYSVDDPSFLPEQPGKPLPLDHQISHILLSTACIRVV, from the exons ATGGTCGCCCCTGCCGCCCGCGCCACCCCGCCGTTATTTGTCGCCTCCATGCCGTCGCCCCACGTCCTCGCCCCCGGTGCCGCCTCGCCGGATCGCTTCTTCGTCCTCCTCGTTCTGGATCTGGGCGCCCCGACGCCATCACCGACCACAACcacgtcgccggcgccgcccgccggctCCTGTCGCCTCCCCAACCACCTCTCCTCCCCGCCGGCCTCCCCGAGTGCTTCCCCGGCCCCCTCTCGCT actacgagaccgacgccgctgctgcctCGATCGACTatagtgttgacgacccctccttcttgccagagcaaccaggcaagcccctcccccTAGATCATCAGATATCgcatattcttctctctactgcttgcattagagtagtgtag